A single window of Streptomyces cathayae DNA harbors:
- a CDS encoding ABC transporter ATP-binding protein: MSLELTGITLTYPDGDSRLTALDHVGLDVPRGSLTAVVGPSGSGKSSLLAVAATLVAPDSGTVTVDGTPTTGMSRGDLTDLRRRSIGIVFQQPNLLPSLTAAEQLQVMAHIDGRKPRGARDRAMELLDAVGLAGQAGRRPHQLSGGQRQRVNIARALMNDPTVLLVDEPTSALDHERGAAVMELITRLTHQRATATVLVTHDRALLAAADRIAEVHDGRLTPAGQPNGRTKGGGAAAHRVHTNE, translated from the coding sequence ATGAGCCTCGAACTGACCGGCATCACCCTCACCTACCCCGACGGCGACTCCCGGCTGACCGCTCTCGACCACGTCGGCCTCGACGTGCCCAGGGGCAGCCTCACCGCCGTCGTCGGCCCGTCCGGCTCGGGCAAGTCCAGCCTGCTCGCCGTCGCCGCCACCCTCGTCGCACCCGACTCCGGGACCGTCACCGTCGACGGCACCCCCACCACCGGGATGAGCCGGGGCGACCTCACCGACCTGCGCCGCCGCAGCATCGGCATCGTCTTCCAGCAGCCGAACCTGCTGCCCTCCCTCACCGCCGCCGAACAGCTCCAGGTCATGGCGCACATCGACGGCCGAAAGCCGCGCGGCGCCCGTGACCGGGCCATGGAACTGCTCGACGCCGTCGGGCTCGCCGGCCAGGCCGGTCGCCGCCCGCACCAGCTCTCCGGCGGCCAGCGCCAGCGGGTGAACATCGCCCGCGCCCTGATGAACGACCCCACCGTGCTCCTGGTCGACGAACCCACCAGCGCCCTCGACCACGAACGCGGCGCAGCCGTCATGGAGCTCATCACCCGGCTCACCCACCAACGGGCGACCGCCACCGTCCTGGTCACCCACGACCGAGCCCTGCTCGCCGCCGCCGACCGGATCGCCGAGGTCCACGACGGACGCCTCACGCCGGCGGGTCAGCCGAATGGACGCACAAAGGGTGGTGGGGCGGCTGCGCATCGGGTACATACGAACGAGTAG
- a CDS encoding acyl-CoA dehydrogenase family protein, whose translation MTATPESRRTHRTPQPPRSGARPTVTEREARQVAEAAREQDWRRPSFAKELFLGRFRLDLVHPHPLPATEDAERGEEFLAKLRDFCETKIDGARIEREARIPDEVVTGLKELGALGMKIDTKYGGLGLTQVYYNKALALVGSASPAIGALLSAHQSIGVPQPLKIFGTQEQKDTFLPRCARTDISAFLLTEPDVGSDPARLATTAVPDGEGGYVLDGVKLWTTNGVVADLLVVMARVPQGEGHRGGITAFVVEAASEGITVEHRNAFMGLRGLENGVTRFHRVRVPAGHRIGEEGQGLKIALTTLNTGRLSLPAMCVGAGKWCLKIAREWSAAREQWGKPVALHEAVGSKISFIAATTFALEAVVDLSSQMADENRNDIRIEAALAKLYGSEMACLMADELVQIRGGRGYETADSLRARGERAVPAEQMLRDLRINRIFEGSTEIMHLLIAREAVDAHLSVAGDLIDPEKTLGDKAKAGANAGVFYAKWLPRLVAGPGQLPGTYGEFKHEVDLSPHLRYVERTARRLARSTFYAMSRWQGRMETKQGFLGRVVDIGAELFAMSAACVRAELLRRRDDHGREAYQLADAFCRQSRVRVDELFGRLWTNTDDIDRKVVKGVLSGTYEWLEQGVLDPSDDGPWIADTTSGPSTRSNEHRPIR comes from the coding sequence ATGACCGCAACACCCGAATCACGCAGGACACACCGGACACCCCAGCCACCCCGCTCCGGGGCCCGGCCCACCGTCACCGAACGTGAGGCCCGCCAGGTCGCGGAGGCCGCCCGGGAACAGGACTGGCGCAGGCCCAGCTTCGCCAAGGAACTGTTCCTGGGCCGCTTCCGGCTCGACCTCGTCCACCCCCACCCCCTTCCGGCCACCGAGGACGCCGAGCGCGGCGAGGAGTTCCTCGCCAAACTCCGCGACTTCTGCGAGACGAAGATCGACGGAGCCCGGATCGAACGCGAGGCGCGGATCCCCGACGAGGTGGTCACCGGGCTCAAGGAGCTCGGCGCCCTCGGCATGAAGATCGACACCAAGTACGGCGGCCTCGGCCTGACGCAGGTCTACTACAACAAGGCCCTCGCCCTGGTCGGCTCCGCCAGCCCCGCGATCGGCGCGCTGCTCTCCGCCCACCAGTCGATCGGCGTCCCGCAGCCGCTGAAGATCTTCGGCACCCAGGAGCAGAAGGACACGTTCCTGCCGCGCTGCGCCCGCACCGACATCTCGGCCTTCCTGCTCACCGAGCCCGACGTCGGCTCGGACCCGGCACGGCTCGCCACCACCGCCGTCCCGGACGGCGAGGGCGGCTACGTCCTCGACGGCGTGAAGCTGTGGACGACCAACGGCGTGGTCGCCGACCTCCTCGTCGTCATGGCCCGCGTGCCCCAGGGCGAGGGCCACCGGGGCGGCATCACCGCGTTCGTGGTGGAGGCCGCCTCCGAGGGCATCACGGTCGAGCACCGCAACGCCTTCATGGGCCTGCGCGGCCTGGAGAACGGCGTCACCCGCTTCCACCGGGTCCGCGTCCCGGCCGGCCACCGCATCGGTGAGGAGGGCCAGGGCCTGAAGATCGCGCTCACCACGCTCAACACCGGACGGCTGTCCCTGCCCGCGATGTGCGTCGGCGCCGGAAAATGGTGCCTGAAGATCGCCCGCGAGTGGTCGGCGGCCCGGGAGCAGTGGGGCAAGCCGGTGGCGCTGCACGAGGCGGTCGGCTCGAAGATCTCGTTCATCGCGGCGACCACCTTCGCCCTGGAGGCCGTGGTCGACCTGTCCTCCCAGATGGCCGACGAGAACCGCAACGACATCCGCATCGAGGCGGCGCTGGCCAAGCTGTACGGCTCGGAGATGGCCTGTCTGATGGCCGACGAACTGGTCCAGATCCGCGGCGGACGCGGCTACGAGACCGCCGACTCCCTGAGGGCGCGCGGCGAGCGGGCGGTACCCGCCGAGCAGATGCTGCGCGACCTGCGCATCAACCGCATCTTCGAGGGCTCCACCGAGATCATGCACCTGCTGATCGCGCGGGAGGCCGTCGACGCCCATCTGTCGGTCGCCGGCGATCTCATCGACCCCGAGAAAACCCTGGGCGACAAGGCGAAGGCGGGCGCGAACGCGGGCGTCTTCTACGCGAAGTGGCTGCCCAGGCTGGTCGCGGGCCCGGGACAGCTCCCCGGGACCTACGGAGAGTTCAAGCACGAGGTCGACCTCTCCCCGCACCTGCGCTACGTCGAGCGCACGGCCCGCAGGCTCGCCCGGTCCACCTTCTACGCCATGTCCCGCTGGCAGGGCCGGATGGAGACCAAGCAGGGCTTCCTGGGCCGGGTCGTCGACATCGGCGCCGAACTGTTCGCGATGAGCGCCGCCTGCGTCCGGGCCGAACTGCTGCGCCGCCGCGACGACCACGGCCGGGAGGCCTACCAGCTCGCCGACGCCTTCTGCCGCCAGTCCCGCGTCCGCGTCGACGAACTCTTCGGCCGGCTGTGGACCAACACCGACGACATCGACCGCAAGGTCGTCAAGGGCGTGCTCTCCGGCACCTACGAGTGGCTGGAGCAGGGCGTCCTCGACCCTTCGGACGACGGTCCCTGGATCGCGGACACCACGTCCGGCCCCAGCACACGGAGCAACGAGCACCGGCCGATCCGCTGA